The window TAATGCATCATTATGAGGGAGCTCACTATTCAGCGTATATAAAAAAGAATAATCATTGGTACTATTGTGATGATCCTAGGGTTACGCCCGTATCTATTGATAATATAATGAATATAGCCCATCCTACTGATGAAGCAACTAAATTACATCAAGATCCTACACCATATTTATTATTTTATGAGCAAAAACCTCAAGTTTTAGATATATTATATCCTCCAAAGATAACAAAAGAATGGTTGCTAGATGAATTACAAAAATATTATGATTTAGATATTATAGACGCCTATTTAACAAGTTTTAATAAAAATTTAAATAAAGATATGGTTATAAACAATTTTGTCAACGGTATTAATGATCAATTTTTAACTTTAGAGTGGATTGTTAGAGATATTCAAGATATTACAGAAATAGCTCCTAAAATTGTTATTACTAGGCCGCTAGAGAGTAATATAAGAGATTTAAGTAATTTGTCTTGGCAGATAACTAATTTAGATAATAGAATCAAAGAATTAAAAAAGTAGCTAATTTAGCTACTTTTAATATTTTGACCTAAAGAAAGTATCGCCAAAATCTATACCTAAGCCTATGAATCCTGAAGTATTAGGTTTACTTGCAAAATCATTAGCTCCAAAAGAAATATAAAAATTTGGAGATATAAATAACCGATTCATAAATCTTAATTGTGGCTTGTTAGTATCTTTAATAAAATGGTTTTTACCAGTTAAATCAAATACTTCAAAAGTTGATACTAATCTTATACGATCCTTAAAAATTGGTATATAAAAATCTAATGCAAGTCCTGGAGTTGATCTAAAAAGACCTATTCTTAAACCAAAATAATTATAAAAGTACCCTCCAGTTTGTATATTAAACAAGAAAGTGTTTAACTTTCTTTTTGAAAGTTTATAACAATTTTTAATGCTATTATCATTAGGATCTAAATTAATTAGACAACCATTTTGGGGATTCTGATATAGATTTACTTTCCTTTGTTTAGCGAGTCCATCTTTAGAAAAAGTGGTACCTGTTAATAAATAAAAGTAATCATTTGGATGAAACCAAAAATTTAAAAGAGCTTCAAAGTTTTTATGTCCATCGGGACAAAAAAAAGCTTGATAATAATTATCAACTCCTAGTGTTATATTGCTAAATCCTTCAACACAGGTTCTTGCGCCTGATATTATTTCGTTAAAGTTATTAATTATAGGTTCTTTTTCATTAGTAATGATCTTTGTAAGAATTGGATGTTGAGTAAGCTTGTAACCTAAATCTGTTATTAAATTAGCTGCCTTTTGTATAGAGTTAGATGTATGCTCAAACTTATTTAAGAACATATCCGTTTTTTGCGAAATTTTGCTTACTAAAGTAGTAGTATCTTGAGATAATTGAGGTAAAACTTCTTTTACTGTATCTATAATTTCTGGAACATCAGTTGTTGCTTTATCAAGATTATCGATAATATCAATAACTTTTTCTTTATTCTGATTAACTGTTTCTTGAACTTTATCAGATATTGATTTAAAGGCTTTAGTTGCATTAGCTACATTTTTAATAGTATCTCTAATTTGACTTATATTTTCTTTATCAGTAATTATCATTTTTAACGAATTAGTCGCTTGCGATATATCTTCAGCAACTTTATTAAAAGAAATAAATAGATCTTCAAGAGAAAGTTGAGGTTGTGTTAAATTCTTATTAAATACTTCTCCTTCTTCTAATGACCTAGTTAGTGAGTTTCCAGGCACTATATCAATGAATTTGATACTAAGTAGACCATCTTGTCTAATATATGCTTGAGCATCATAGCCTAATTTATAATTTTTAAGTATCATAACTTTAGTAATAACATCTGAACCATTATCGCTTAATTTAAATGAATCAACCCATCCCACTTTTACACCAGCTATTCGAACGTCAGCTTTTTTAGTTAATCCAGATACATTTTTAAAATCTATATAATAAGATACATAGCTGCCTTTATTAACTTTTAAGAAGCCTATTTTATAACTCATATATAAGAAAGCAGATAGTGATATTAAAACAAAAGTTCCTACAATTGTTTCTCTTTTAATTTGCAAAGCAATCCTTAATAAAAAATAAAATTAAATAAAAATAAAATTAAAACCAATAGATTTTTGCTATCTTAAATTTTATATTTTTTGAACCAGTTTGATTAGTATTATCTCTTTTAAGTAAAGCATTCAATCTTACTCTAGTATTACCTAAAGCTATATAAACTACAACAGAAAAAGCGCTAGGATCAAAATTATATGCAAACAAATTGGTTATTTCTTTATCAAATGAATTAAAACTTTTGCCATATATTGGAGCAAATATTTTATCCCAATCTTGATCCCAATTAGTGTTAGGCTTAAATTTACTTACAAGTTCTTGCATATTGACCTGATCTGTTTTCAGTTCTAATATTTTACTCAAAGATTTCGATAAAAGCCATGGATTAATCTTAGCAAAATTTGAACTTGCAGTAAAAAGGTCCATTAAATATATAGGTTCTTCTTTACTTTTTTTTTCTTTTGTTTCATTTGTTAGATTAACGAAAATGTTATTTTTAAATATATTAAACTGTTTTATTTTTAATAAATCTGTTGGATCTTCTATAGGTCTTTTAATTTCTTTGGTGATCTCTTTTATATTGTTGATAATATTAATTTTTAGCTTTTTTTCAATTAAAGAATTAATAGATGTGATAAAAGTTTTGGGTTCTTTTAATCCTTCTACTTTTTTTTCTTGAGATTTTTCTTGATTTTGTGTATCGCTTTCTATTTTTTCTACTTTTCCTTCTGCGCTTATAGCGATTGCTGAATCTTCCTCTTTTGGTTTAATTTGTTGTTGTCTTTTTTCCTTTATTTCTATCTGCTTTGCGATATAATTTAAATTTATTTTACCTTGCTCGCAAGATATATATAATTTTATTTGTGCTTCTAAACCTGTTTCAGATGGTAACTCAATCGTTTGCCATTTATTGATAATTGGAGCAATTTGCTTGAACCATTCTTTTTCAAAAGATTTTTGTTCTTTACTTTCTTCTTTATTATCTTGAGATTTATTATCTGCGTTTTTAGGCAATTCTTTTTTTTGATCATTTGTGCTGACAGATTTTTTTTCCGGTTCATTAAAATTAAATGAAACTTGGCTTAAAGCAAGCTCTACAGCTCCTAATGCAAGTAATCTTGCTTTTTCTTTATTTAAGTTAAAATATACTTGTCTTTGATAGCTTATTGATTTCTGTACTATCGATGTCAAAAATGCTACGCTTAAAGAAACCATTATTAATGTTAAGACTAATATATATCCAGAAGCTTTTTTTGAGCTTATGAAATATTTTTTCATTTTAAACCTATTTTCTAGTGATTTACGCATACTATTATCAAATTATATATATTATTAGAAGTATTGACCAATCTAAAATATTAATTTTTTAACAAAGATTTAAACTGTACATTTGGGGTGTTTTTTCTATAAGGACTATAAGTAGGGACCTTAAATTCAAATTCAAAAGGATGTTCTACCCCGTTTGGTTCTACTAATGTTCCCTTAAAAAGTATATAGGCAGGAATTAAAGTTTGATATTTTTTAAATATATCTTCTTCTTGCCACTCTGTTAATTTAACATTTTTTTGATCTTTATTTCCTTGATTCTCATCATCTTCTTTTTGTTTAAATTCAAATACTGTAAATCTTATTTTTAAATCTTTTATTCCTGATATTAATTCATAAGAAGGCGTAAAATTTGGTGATTGTATATTTTCAATATTAAGTAAAGAGCTGCTTGAGTCACATTTATAAATTATCTTAAACGTATTAGGAATTTTTTCATCAGTTTCTAAAGCATAAGCAACGCGACGTACAAATGTAGTGGGCTTTAATGAACCATCAAATTCTAAAGTTTGAATTCCGGCTGTAGTGATAAAAGAGAAAATGAAACCTGGATTTGTCTTTATATAAAATATATTTTTAATAAATTCTTTATTTTCTTCTTTGACTTCAGGTACCGGTTTAATGTTAACGTCTTTCTTATTTTTTTGATCTATATCAGTTTTTACGCTATTTGTGGACTCTTCTTTTGTTTCGTTATTCTCTTTAGAATTTTCCTCAACCTTTTTTAATTTTTGTACATAAGACTCAATAGAACTTTCTGGCGCAAACATGCCTGTTATATCAAGCTCAAGTTGATTATAAAAAGGCATTATAGGTAAGTCTGTATCTATAATACGCACAACTTCTGCTACGGTTTTAGAGGATTGTTTGAGCATTTGATATAAACTTAAGGATATTATTGAAGAAATTAAAATTACTGTAACGATCTCTATAAGCGTAAAGCCAAGTTTTTTATTTTTTTTCACTTTTGTTCTCTTGCTCTTTTGGATTAAATTTAAATGTTATAAAGATTTCTTTACGTTTACCAAATATTGAATTCCAACTAAATTCTGATTTTTCAATAAGAACATTTTTAAATTTTTCTAATCCTTTTATTGTGTTAACATCCTTTGATGTATAATTTAACTCTAAAGCAGGATCATCTATTTTTTTGTTTATATCTTTTTCGTAGGTATTTTCTAGATCTGTGTTTACAAAGAAATTTTTTATATATATTGCTCGAGATACAAAGTCATGTGTGCTAAATACTCTTTTTAATAAGTTAGATTGAAATGCAAATATTACTGTAAAAGATATGCCTAATACTAATACAGCCATGACTGCTTCTATTAAAGTAAAACCAGTTTTGATATTATTAGATCGTTGCCTTATTTTATAATATTTTAAATTCTGCAGTAAATGGATTAAGAACTGCTTCATATTTACCTGTTTTTGGATCTTTGGAAAATAGATTATTATTAATAAAGATTATTTTTACATTCTGAGTTATACCCATAGGATTTATTAAAAAATAAGCACTTCTTTTTTCACCTTTACCGGATGTAAATTGACTCTTGTTATCAATTAAAAAATCTTCTATTGATATAAAATCTGGAATATCAAATTCCTTTTTTCTTGTATTATTTTTATCTTTGTCATTTTCTACGTCAATAGGTAATAATTCTATTTTTTTTCCTGTTATATTAAACAAAATTTTATATACCACATTAAATTCTTGGGCTTTTTGCGCGCCTTCTTGGGTTATACTATTGAGGCGCGCAAAAAATTTATCAAACTCGCTAGTTCCTATTGAAGTAAATCTAGGTAAGCCTACCGACATTATAAGTCCTATAATAAGCATAACCATTAAAAGTTCAATAATTGTAAAAGCCTTCTTCATAATGTATTTCTAATTATCCTTGGGATATAGGAGAAAATATTTGAGTTTTTCCATCTGGATGCATTGCGTATAATTCATAAGGTACATTACTACCTTTAGAATTTAAGTTATAATGAAATTCTTTCCCCCAAGCGTCTTTTAGGTCGTTTTGGCTTGCTAATTCTCCTGCCCATTTTCTTCTAAGATTAGGCTTTTGTGGTCCTTCTACTAGTTCTTCTAAAGTTTGTGGATATTCACCTATACTTGCATTATAATGCTCTATAGCTGTATCAAGAGCTGCGAGTTTAGATTTTGTTGATTGAACTCTGGCATTTTGTAAATATCTAAATCCAGCAAAAGCGCCCCCTACTACTATAGCACCTATTAGTAATACTATCATGATTTCTATAAGAGAGAAGCCTTCTTTTAATAAATTATTTCTTTTATTTTCTGCATATAACATATTACTTCCTTTCAACGTATTTTATTAATTATTATTTTATTTGTTCACCAATTGACTGAGTAAGTTTCATAATCGGTAGCAAAATAGCCATAACTATAAATCCTACTATAACCGCTATTACGATCATCATGATAGGGTTTAATAATGAAGTTAAACTATCGGCTGTTTCACTTAAATCATCTTCATAATATTTGGCAACTGATATCATCATAGGTCCTAATTCACCACTTTGTTCCCCGGTATTTATTAAATATATAGCAGTTGCTGGAAAAATATTAGTTTCTTTTAAGTATTGTGATATTTTACCCTGTTTGATTATATTTTCTTTTGCTTTTTCTAAAGCATCTGCCAAAACTTTATTATCGATAATTCTAACTACAATATCAAGAGCTTCTGGTAAATTAACGCCTCCTTCTAAAAGCATCCCAAAGGTACGAGTAAATTGTACTATTGCATTACCACGAGTAAAATACCCTACTAAAGGTAGTTTTAATTTTATGTTATCAATTGTGTATTTACCAGTAGGAGTTGCTTTAAAGGCTCTATATATAAGATACAAAATAGCTATTAGAGCTATTAAAACTAAAAAGTATTTTCTAAAAATGTTTGATATCCCCAATACGATACGAGTAACTATAGGCAATTGTATGTTAGCTTCAGTAAAAACTCCTGAGATTGATGGTATTACTACAACTAACAAGGCAGATACCACTACAAATATCACAACTAATTGAATTATTGGATACCTTAAAGCACCTGAAATTTTCTTTTTTAATTCTTCGCTTCTTGTGAGATATTCATTAAGTCTATCTAAAATAACTTCTAATTTTCCAGTTGCTTCACCTGCTCTGACTAACTGTATGTATATAGAATCAAAAGCTTCCGGAAATTTTTGAAGACCTTCAGCTAGTGACCGTCCCTCTTTTATTCCGTCTCTTAAAGCAATAACTATATTTTTAAGAGTTCCCTCAGTTTGTTCTGATAAAAGATCTAAAGCTTGAAGTAATGGAATGCCTGATTTTAAAAGAACAGATAGCTGTTTGGTAAAAAAAATACGGTCTTTTAAACTTACTTTACGTCTGAAAATTTTTTTAAAAAATGACGTTTTGGGGGCATATTGATTAGTTATTTCTATTGAAGTAGGATAAAGATTCATTTTTATTAATTGATCTTTAGCCGATTGTAAAGTTGATGCATCTAAATAACCACTAACTCTTTTGCCATTTTTAGAAAATGCCTGATAAAAATATAAGGCCATCTATTAATTCCTTTTTTTTAATCTGAGCTTGAACAATAATTAATTTTCATGTTAACTTTTAATTAAACTTATATTAATAATTATATTAATTTTACAATTTAAAAGGCAATCAATGAAAATTTTGAAAAAGATGCAAAAACGATTTTTTATGTACATTATTCTAATAATAATTATACCAAATTATTTAAAAATGTTCTATCTAATCTCCTCATCTTCTCAATCAAAAATTAATTACATTGAGAAATATTCAAATGTTGATTTGAATTCAGAAATGCTTATGCATTTTTTTAAACAACCACAATATAGGGAATCAAGTATAATATGTTTTTTAAAGCATACCTATAATCATAATTTTTATGCAGAAAAATTTTTATCATTAAATTTTTCCCATGTTATTACTTTACTTGAGTATGCTAATAGAACTACTTTGCCAAGAAAGTATATTTATAATGTTCTTTCTTTATTTAATCAAAAACTTGGAGAGACTACTTACATAAATAGTTATGCATTTCTAGAATTGTTAGAACAATTGCCTAAGTTACTAAAACCTTATTTTGATATTAAAAAAGAAAAAGAAGAAGCTATTCAGTTAATTAAAGAAGAACTATATTTTTTACTTACTGATAAATTTGAGCTACTTAAAGAGAATCCTGAAAAAATAATGGATGATTTTTCAGTATCTGTATATAATTTACTTTATGATAAAGGTTATAAGAATAACAATTTAGACTTGTCAGTATCTGATATACAGCAAGAATTAATGCTATTTCTATCAACAATAATATCTAAATTAATTTGGAATCCTAAAGATCAAAAGTTTATTTGGAATTCAGTCAAACAAATATCAAAATTTGTTGAATCATTATTATTTTCAAAAATCTTAACGAATGTAGATAACGCAGATAAGCTTTTTTGGGGCTTGATTACGAGATTTTCTTACTTTTTATCTATATATGGTGATCTATTAAATCTAGATTGTTATCAAGAGATTAATAAAGATTTAGAAGATAAAAATTTATTATTTTTAACTTTAGAAGAAAGAGAAATTTGTATAACATCTAAACTTAATTACCTTAAAAAGAGCTTATACAATTCAGAAT of the Candidatus Babela massiliensis genome contains:
- a CDS encoding MlaD family protein produces the protein MQIKRETIVGTFVLISLSAFLYMSYKIGFLKVNKGSYVSYYIDFKNVSGLTKKADVRIAGVKVGWVDSFKLSDNGSDVITKVMILKNYKLGYDAQAYIRQDGLLSIKFIDIVPGNSLTRSLEEGEVFNKNLTQPQLSLEDLFISFNKVAEDISQATNSLKMIITDKENISQIRDTIKNVANATKAFKSISDKVQETVNQNKEKVIDIIDNLDKATTDVPEIIDTVKEVLPQLSQDTTTLVSKISQKTDMFLNKFEHTSNSIQKAANLITDLGYKLTQHPILTKIITNEKEPIINNFNEIISGARTCVEGFSNITLGVDNYYQAFFCPDGHKNFEALLNFWFHPNDYFYLLTGTTFSKDGLAKQRKVNLYQNPQNGCLINLDPNDNSIKNCYKLSKRKLNTFLFNIQTGGYFYNYFGLRIGLFRSTPGLALDFYIPIFKDRIRLVSTFEVFDLTGKNHFIKDTNKPQLRFMNRLFISPNFYISFGANDFASKPNTSGFIGLGIDFGDTFFRSKY
- a CDS encoding prepilin-type N-terminal cleavage/methylation domain-containing protein; this encodes MKKNKKLGFTLIEIVTVILISSIISLSLYQMLKQSSKTVAEVVRIIDTDLPIMPFYNQLELDITGMFAPESSIESYVQKLKKVEENSKENNETKEESTNSVKTDIDQKNKKDVNIKPVPEVKEENKEFIKNIFYIKTNPGFIFSFITTAGIQTLEFDGSLKPTTFVRRVAYALETDEKIPNTFKIIYKCDSSSSLLNIENIQSPNFTPSYELISGIKDLKIRFTVFEFKQKEDDENQGNKDQKNVKLTEWQEEDIFKKYQTLIPAYILFKGTLVEPNGVEHPFEFEFKVPTYSPYRKNTPNVQFKSLLKN
- a CDS encoding type IV pilus modification PilV family protein, which gives rise to MKQFLIHLLQNLKYYKIRQRSNNIKTGFTLIEAVMAVLVLGISFTVIFAFQSNLLKRVFSTHDFVSRAIYIKNFFVNTDLENTYEKDINKKIDDPALELNYTSKDVNTIKGLEKFKNVLIEKSEFSWNSIFGKRKEIFITFKFNPKEQENKSEKK
- a CDS encoding type II secretion system protein, yielding MKKAFTIIELLMVMLIIGLIMSVGLPRFTSIGTSEFDKFFARLNSITQEGAQKAQEFNVVYKILFNITGKKIELLPIDVENDKDKNNTRKKEFDIPDFISIEDFLIDNKSQFTSGKGEKRSAYFLINPMGITQNVKIIFINNNLFSKDPKTGKYEAVLNPFTAEFKIL
- a CDS encoding type II secretion system protein GspG; this translates as MLYAENKRNNLLKEGFSLIEIMIVLLIGAIVVGGAFAGFRYLQNARVQSTKSKLAALDTAIEHYNASIGEYPQTLEELVEGPQKPNLRRKWAGELASQNDLKDAWGKEFHYNLNSKGSNVPYELYAMHPDGKTQIFSPISQG
- a CDS encoding type II secretion system F family protein — protein: MALYFYQAFSKNGKRVSGYLDASTLQSAKDQLIKMNLYPTSIEITNQYAPKTSFFKKIFRRKVSLKDRIFFTKQLSVLLKSGIPLLQALDLLSEQTEGTLKNIVIALRDGIKEGRSLAEGLQKFPEAFDSIYIQLVRAGEATGKLEVILDRLNEYLTRSEELKKKISGALRYPIIQLVVIFVVVSALLVVVIPSISGVFTEANIQLPIVTRIVLGISNIFRKYFLVLIALIAILYLIYRAFKATPTGKYTIDNIKLKLPLVGYFTRGNAIVQFTRTFGMLLEGGVNLPEALDIVVRIIDNKVLADALEKAKENIIKQGKISQYLKETNIFPATAIYLINTGEQSGELGPMMISVAKYYEDDLSETADSLTSLLNPIMMIVIAVIVGFIVMAILLPIMKLTQSIGEQIK